The following coding sequences are from one Lycium ferocissimum isolate CSIRO_LF1 chromosome 3, AGI_CSIRO_Lferr_CH_V1, whole genome shotgun sequence window:
- the LOC132050843 gene encoding metacaspase-9, with translation MEKVGKRLAVLVGCNYENTKYRLHGCHNDVLAMRKVLVNRFGFDSQHVELIMDKSGSLVMPTGANIKKALNKMVDEAEPGDVLYFHFSGHGTLTGKKNQEEAIIPLDFNYITNVDIRKIVNRVPEGATFTILSDSCHSGGLIDKEKEQIGPSHHKPKNQEEGNNNNYASVPNKLGSTSQSYYKRKFIPHETVLEHLTSLTNISTLDIGSHMLQLFGNEASVLFSLPQVELDLLKPLKQDEGILLSGCQANETCQDVGGGNENEEKSYGAFSHAILIVLKENCGPLSNKELVLKSRDVLKNDEHIVTQHPCLYCSDENAQAVFLSQG, from the exons ATGGAGAAAGTTGGCAAAAGATTGGCAGTTCTAGTTGGCTGTAACTATGAAAACACAAAATACAG GTTACATGGATGTCACAACGATGTTTTAGCCATGAGAAAAGTGCTGGTGAATCGATTCGGGTTCGATTCACAGCACGTTGAACTGATCATGGATAAATCAGGCAGCCTTGTGATGCCCACTGGAGCTAATATCAAGAAGGCACTTAACAAAATGGTTGATGAAGCTGAACCAGGGGATGTTTTGTACTTCCATTTTAGTGGACATGGAACATTGACTGGAAAAAAGAACCAAGAAGAAGCTATCATTCCACTTGATTTCAATTATATTACTA ATGTTGACATTCGAAAAATTGTGAATCGCGTACCAGAAGGAGCAACTTTCACCATCCTTTCAGATTCTTGCCATAGTGGAGGCCTAATTGACAAAGAGAAAGAGCAAATTGGACCATCTCATCACAAGCCCAAAAATCAAGAAGAGGGAAATAATAATAACTACGCTTCCGTCCCAAACAAATTGGGATCGACATCACAATCTTATTACAAGCGCAAATTCATCCCTCACGAAACTGTCTTGGAACATCTCACATCCTTAACAAACATAAGCACCTTAGATATTGGATCACACATGTTACAACTCTTTGGAAATGAGGCTAGTGTTCTGTTTTCTTTGCCTCAAGTGGAGTTAGATTTGTTGAAACCTCTTAAACAAGATGAGGGTATTTTGCTAAGTGGATGTCAAGCTAATGAAACATGTCAAGATGTAGGAGGAGGCAATGAGAATGAAGAAAAATCTTATGGGGCATTTAGTCATGCAATATTAATTGTGTTGAAGGAAAATTGTGGTCCTCTTAGTAATAAAGAGTTGGTGTTGAAGTCTAGGGatgttttgaaaaatgatgaacatattGTGACTCAACATCCTTGTCTCTATTGTAGTGATGAAAATGCTCAAGCAGTTTTCTTGAGTCAAGGTTAA